One Bacillus sp. 1780r2a1 DNA segment encodes these proteins:
- a CDS encoding sugar ABC transporter ATP-binding protein, translating into MIGDNQALLIMKGIKKSFSNNHVLKGIDLNVKAGEVHVLLGENGAGKSTLIKILTGAYEKDDGEIYWEGKLVQINNPVDSMKLGIATIYQELNVIPQLKVYENIFLGRELKQRGKASLLNHKQMREEAKRYLTMLGQSPDLADKQLSELGIGQQQLVEIAKALTLDAKLIIMDEPTASLSSTEVEQLYSTVEGLTKKGIAIVFISHRLDEIKRMGDRITILRDGFQIDTLPVRTTTTDKWIELMVGRTLDEKYPKQSFVLGGEGFRIKDFHVKGFKEKLNFTLRYGEIVGISGLVGAGRTELARAIFGADQKESGSVYIDKKEVHIKSPKDAINAGIAFITEDRKNEGLLLDQPLDFNISLANTKMFKQKNNLINLNTIKKTADNYIKELRVRPDNIELHARKLSGGNQQKVVIAKWLCTQAKVFIFDEPTRGIDVGAKVEVYRLMNELVEKGAIVLMISSDLPEILGMCDRVLVMNEGKFTADLEIQEANQEIIMKAATGG; encoded by the coding sequence ATGATAGGTGACAATCAAGCGTTGCTTATAATGAAAGGAATTAAAAAGAGTTTTTCCAATAACCATGTTCTAAAAGGCATTGATTTAAATGTTAAAGCTGGAGAAGTACATGTTCTGTTAGGAGAAAACGGAGCTGGAAAATCAACTCTCATTAAAATTTTAACAGGGGCTTACGAAAAGGATGACGGAGAGATTTATTGGGAAGGAAAGCTTGTGCAGATTAACAATCCGGTAGATTCTATGAAGCTTGGAATCGCAACAATTTATCAAGAGCTTAACGTTATTCCACAGCTGAAAGTCTATGAAAATATTTTCCTTGGCAGGGAATTAAAGCAACGTGGAAAGGCTTCTCTTTTAAATCATAAACAAATGAGAGAAGAAGCAAAGCGCTACTTGACCATGCTAGGACAAAGCCCAGATCTTGCAGATAAGCAGCTCAGTGAATTAGGGATTGGTCAGCAACAATTAGTAGAAATTGCTAAAGCGCTTACCTTAGATGCGAAGTTAATCATTATGGATGAGCCAACTGCCAGCCTAAGTTCTACAGAAGTTGAACAGTTATATTCAACAGTAGAAGGCCTTACGAAAAAAGGTATTGCAATTGTTTTTATTTCTCATAGGCTGGATGAAATTAAGCGAATGGGAGACCGAATTACTATTTTACGAGATGGTTTTCAAATTGATACGCTACCAGTTCGCACAACAACAACGGATAAGTGGATTGAGCTTATGGTTGGAAGAACTCTAGATGAAAAATATCCAAAGCAATCATTTGTACTTGGAGGTGAAGGTTTTCGTATCAAAGATTTTCATGTCAAAGGTTTTAAAGAAAAGCTTAACTTTACCCTGAGATACGGTGAGATTGTCGGCATTTCCGGATTGGTTGGAGCAGGAAGAACAGAGTTGGCTAGAGCAATCTTTGGCGCTGACCAAAAAGAAAGCGGAAGCGTATATATCGATAAGAAAGAAGTTCATATTAAATCACCTAAAGACGCCATCAATGCAGGCATTGCATTCATTACCGAAGATCGAAAGAATGAAGGGTTACTGCTGGATCAACCTCTAGATTTTAACATCTCCTTAGCTAATACAAAAATGTTCAAGCAAAAAAACAATCTTATCAATTTAAACACCATTAAGAAAACAGCAGACAACTATATTAAAGAACTTCGAGTACGTCCTGACAATATTGAGCTTCATGCTCGTAAGCTAAGCGGTGGCAATCAGCAGAAAGTCGTTATTGCCAAATGGCTTTGCACGCAAGCAAAAGTTTTCATTTTTGATGAACCGACTCGAGGGATTGATGTAGGTGCCAAAGTCGAGGTATATCGTTTAATGAATGAGCTTGTAGAAAAGGGTGCAATTGTTCTTATGATTTCATCTGATTTACCAGAAATTCTTGGAATGTGTGATCGTGTACTTGTAATGAATGAAGGTAAATTTACGGCTGATTTAGAGATTCAAGAAGCAAATCAAGAAATAATCATGAAAGCAGCGACAGGAGGCTGA
- a CDS encoding ABC transporter permease has product MSEVIIQKKPMHNEKKSLKHYLGKFGALIGLVILSVILTMLSDKFLTVNNIMNIARQSSINALLALGMLLPILTAGIDLSVGSILAVSIMVMGIVSVTMGLNPILGILVCLLVGIFFGWLNGILLTKLRLPHPFISTLGTMNIARGIALIITAAAPIAGFPYMIQFLGGEFVGPIPISFLLVIVMYVIFHIFLTRTQTGRYIYAIGGNKEAAHLSGINVDRVLIIVYTISGFMAALAGLVMVGRVNSAFPLAGLSYELDAIAAVIIGGASFFGGVGTVWGTLIGAMIIAVLRNGLNLLNVSADFQMAVIGVVIIAAVYVDVLRQRKSKKGS; this is encoded by the coding sequence ATGAGTGAAGTTATTATTCAAAAAAAGCCAATGCATAACGAAAAGAAGTCACTTAAGCACTACTTAGGTAAGTTTGGTGCCTTAATTGGTCTTGTTATATTAAGCGTTATTCTTACAATGCTATCTGACAAATTCCTTACTGTAAATAATATTATGAATATCGCTCGTCAGTCCTCTATTAATGCTCTATTAGCACTTGGAATGCTTTTACCTATTTTAACAGCAGGCATTGATTTATCTGTTGGATCAATACTAGCTGTTTCAATTATGGTCATGGGTATTGTCTCTGTTACTATGGGATTGAATCCAATTCTAGGTATTCTTGTTTGTTTATTAGTTGGTATATTCTTTGGATGGTTAAATGGAATTTTACTTACAAAACTTCGCTTGCCTCATCCATTTATCTCAACGCTTGGCACGATGAATATTGCTCGTGGTATTGCGTTAATTATTACTGCTGCAGCTCCTATTGCAGGCTTTCCTTACATGATTCAATTTTTAGGTGGAGAGTTTGTTGGGCCGATTCCAATCAGTTTTTTACTTGTCATTGTGATGTACGTTATCTTCCACATCTTTTTAACAAGAACACAAACAGGCCGATATATTTATGCAATTGGGGGCAATAAAGAAGCAGCCCACTTATCAGGAATTAATGTAGATCGCGTTCTCATTATAGTTTATACAATCAGCGGCTTTATGGCAGCGCTGGCTGGACTTGTTATGGTTGGACGCGTCAATTCTGCGTTCCCGCTCGCTGGTTTATCTTACGAATTAGATGCAATTGCAGCCGTTATTATCGGAGGAGCAAGCTTCTTTGGAGGGGTAGGTACTGTATGGGGAACGCTAATTGGAGCCATGATCATTGCCGTATTAAGAAATGGACTGAATTTACTCAATGTTTCAGCTGATTTTCAAATGGCGGTTATTGGAGTTGTCATTATCGCAGCAGTATATGTAGACGTACTTAGACAGAGAAAAAGTAAAAAAGGCTCATGA
- a CDS encoding sugar ABC transporter substrate-binding protein, whose amino-acid sequence MKKGFRKLGMLTMAAGLLVAAGCSGDKASGGGEESVTVVLKTLSSPYWKYVEAGAKEAGKDLGVDVNIVGPASESQVIEQVNMIEDSINQMPGAIVVSPSQPSTVVPVLKQATQGNLPVLLIDTDADFEEKTAFIGTDNYTAGQEGGKLLASMLEKGDSVALIAGALGNSAMDARIKGAKEELEKAGMKIVAEQPADSDKTKAMSVMENIMQKNKDVKGVFSANDDMALGALRALEGKGDIPVIGTDGTVEAVESIIAGKMAGTIAQSPYDMGYQGVENALKTIKGEKIEKRIDSGIDIITQENAQEKLEFLQSISK is encoded by the coding sequence ATGAAAAAAGGATTCAGAAAGTTAGGGATGTTAACAATGGCAGCTGGGTTACTAGTTGCGGCAGGGTGCAGTGGTGATAAAGCATCTGGAGGAGGAGAAGAAAGCGTAACGGTCGTGTTAAAAACGCTAAGTAGTCCTTATTGGAAGTATGTTGAAGCAGGAGCAAAAGAAGCCGGAAAAGATCTAGGTGTGGATGTAAATATAGTTGGACCAGCTTCTGAATCGCAAGTTATTGAACAGGTAAATATGATTGAGGATTCTATCAATCAAATGCCGGGAGCAATTGTAGTATCACCATCTCAGCCTTCAACGGTTGTACCTGTCTTAAAGCAAGCAACTCAAGGTAATTTACCAGTACTGTTAATTGATACAGATGCTGATTTTGAGGAAAAAACGGCATTTATTGGTACAGATAACTATACGGCTGGTCAAGAAGGCGGAAAACTTCTTGCATCCATGCTAGAAAAAGGGGATAGCGTTGCTTTAATTGCAGGAGCACTTGGGAATTCAGCAATGGATGCTCGTATTAAAGGAGCGAAAGAAGAACTTGAAAAGGCAGGTATGAAGATTGTAGCTGAACAGCCAGCTGATAGTGATAAAACGAAAGCGATGTCGGTTATGGAAAACATTATGCAAAAAAATAAAGATGTAAAAGGTGTATTTTCTGCAAATGATGATATGGCACTTGGCGCTTTACGTGCTCTTGAAGGCAAAGGAGATATTCCTGTAATTGGTACGGATGGAACGGTTGAAGCTGTTGAATCAATTATTGCTGGTAAGATGGCTGGTACGATTGCGCAAAGTCCATACGACATGGGATATCAAGGTGTAGAAAATGCGTTAAAAACGATTAAGGGTGAAAAAATTGAAAAACGCATTGATAGTGGAATTGATATCATCACACAAGAAAACGCTCAGGAAAAGCTAGAGTTTTTACAGAGTATTTCAAAGTAA
- a CDS encoding LacI family transcriptional regulator — translation MKTTIYDVAKKAGVSIATVSKVINETGRIGEKTRKKVHKVMEELDYQPSSVAAALTGKKTYTIGVLVPDISNPFFAEVARAFENSAQSAGYTLFLCSTDNQPERENEYVELLLKKQVDGIVVATELNNFKLVNKIVSRELPLVLFSVDHPSVSTHVVTTDDVRGGYLAGNHLTSKGHRQIAIIMEQDRSSSKARLNGFTQALNEEKVLLEDSDVISCRSVIEDAKRAARELLSGPKKPTAVFACTDLIAVAVMNEARKQGLAIPGDLSVIGFDNTIYAEMADPGLTTIEQPITQMAEYTFAQLLKTINGSESIKQRVMLTPELIERGSVKNILE, via the coding sequence ATGAAAACAACAATTTATGATGTAGCGAAAAAAGCTGGAGTTTCTATCGCCACTGTATCAAAAGTTATTAACGAAACAGGTCGTATCGGTGAGAAGACGAGAAAAAAAGTTCACAAGGTCATGGAAGAGCTCGATTATCAACCAAGTAGCGTAGCTGCAGCTTTGACTGGAAAGAAAACGTATACAATTGGTGTGTTAGTACCAGATATTTCAAATCCCTTTTTTGCAGAGGTAGCGCGTGCTTTTGAAAATAGTGCGCAATCTGCAGGATATACACTGTTTCTTTGTAGTACGGATAATCAGCCAGAACGTGAAAACGAATATGTAGAGCTCTTGTTAAAAAAGCAAGTAGATGGCATTGTGGTTGCTACTGAGCTAAATAATTTTAAGTTAGTAAACAAAATTGTAAGCAGGGAGTTGCCACTTGTTCTGTTTTCTGTAGATCATCCGTCAGTTTCCACTCATGTTGTGACCACAGATGATGTAAGAGGTGGTTATTTAGCAGGAAATCACTTAACAAGTAAAGGGCACCGTCAAATAGCAATTATTATGGAACAAGATCGTAGCAGTAGTAAAGCACGTTTAAATGGGTTTACACAGGCATTAAACGAAGAGAAGGTTCTTTTAGAAGATAGTGATGTAATTAGCTGTCGTTCAGTTATTGAGGATGCCAAAAGAGCAGCGCGTGAACTTTTATCAGGCCCTAAAAAACCTACCGCTGTCTTTGCCTGTACGGACTTAATTGCCGTAGCGGTTATGAATGAGGCTCGAAAACAGGGATTAGCTATTCCTGGGGATTTATCGGTTATTGGATTTGACAATACAATCTATGCTGAAATGGCTGATCCTGGATTAACAACCATTGAGCAACCGATTACGCAAATGGCTGAATACACGTTTGCGCAGCTCTTAAAGACTATTAACGGAAGTGAGTCCATTAAACAAAGGGTTATGCTAACTCCTGAACTTATCGAGCGGGGGTCTGTTAAAAACATATTGGAGTAA
- a CDS encoding Gfo/Idh/MocA family oxidoreductase — MNKVKVGIVGLGRLGIQHAENLAFRIPNCELKAICGLNTEQLAELSDKWNIPYTYTSYEEMLQNSELDAIFIASPSNFHCDQIQQALEAGYHVFSEKPLGLYLEEVEKIETIINRHQDKVFMLGFMRRYDDSYAYAKKQIEQGAIGEPVMVRCYGFDPTEGLESFLKFAQKNYSGGIFLDMAVHDFDLARWYLGAEAEQVWAIGGAYSVPAFTELNDAETGAALVKFSNGTMGLFAAGRNSRHGYHIETEIIGTKGSLRIGTVPEKNAVTIFNDAGALKECVSNFNERFAQAYLSEVEEFIHCIQTGNKPTITAKDGVQASLLGYACKESFETGELVYVKSYSSTK, encoded by the coding sequence GTGAACAAAGTAAAGGTAGGAATTGTAGGGTTAGGCAGGCTTGGAATTCAGCATGCTGAGAATTTAGCTTTTCGCATTCCAAACTGTGAATTAAAAGCAATTTGCGGCTTAAATACGGAGCAGTTAGCCGAACTAAGTGATAAGTGGAATATTCCATATACGTATACATCCTATGAAGAAATGTTACAGAACAGTGAGCTCGATGCCATTTTTATTGCTTCACCTTCTAATTTCCACTGTGATCAAATTCAGCAAGCATTAGAAGCGGGGTATCATGTGTTCAGTGAAAAGCCATTAGGGCTTTACTTAGAAGAGGTGGAAAAGATTGAGACAATTATTAATCGCCACCAAGACAAAGTATTTATGCTGGGCTTCATGAGAAGGTATGATGATTCATATGCATATGCCAAAAAACAAATTGAACAAGGGGCAATAGGTGAACCTGTGATGGTTCGCTGCTACGGGTTTGATCCTACGGAAGGCTTGGAATCATTTTTGAAATTTGCCCAAAAAAACTATAGCGGCGGTATATTCTTAGACATGGCTGTGCATGATTTTGACCTTGCCAGATGGTATCTTGGAGCTGAAGCCGAGCAGGTGTGGGCAATTGGAGGAGCATATTCAGTTCCAGCATTCACAGAGTTAAATGATGCAGAAACAGGAGCGGCTCTTGTAAAGTTTTCAAATGGTACGATGGGTCTTTTTGCAGCAGGAAGAAATAGCCGTCACGGGTATCATATTGAAACAGAAATTATCGGTACAAAAGGAAGTCTGCGAATTGGAACTGTTCCTGAAAAGAACGCGGTAACCATTTTTAACGACGCAGGTGCTTTGAAGGAGTGCGTATCCAATTTTAATGAACGATTCGCACAGGCATATTTGTCAGAGGTTGAAGAATTTATTCATTGTATTCAAACGGGGAACAAGCCAACTATCACTGCTAAAGATGGCGTGCAGGCTTCGCTATTGGGATATGCGTGTAAAGAATCATTTGAAACGGGTGAGCTGGTTTATGTTAAATCTTACTCTAGCACAAAGTAA
- a CDS encoding MFS transporter, translating to MNMLETKNSWIDRMGIPSNLFWGYIGIVVFMIGDGLEHGWLSPYLVERGLSMEQAGFLFSLYGITVAISAWFSGVLVQMWGPRKTMIIGVVSFIIGSIVFIGIAIPSLNYPLILLSYGLRGLGYPLFAYSFLVWVSYNTPQQSLARAVGWFWFVFELGLSVIGALYSSIMVSRIGEVATLWTALVFVAIGAILSIVINKDRFNGKIVSDNKTKELLKGLTIMAEKPKVAIGGVVKIINSAAKFGFVVFLPTYMVGFNFTITEWLQIWGTLFFVNIVFNLIFGVIGDKFGWVNTVTWFGGVGCGLATLALYYTPQIFGHNYWALMLVACFYGAALAGYVPLTALVPSLAPDNKGAAMSVLNLGSGLAAFVGPAIVALFIGPVGVGGLMWIFAILYFVGAFLTRFLALPEQTTSYQPADQHQRLSV from the coding sequence ATGAATATGCTTGAAACGAAGAACTCATGGATTGACAGAATGGGCATTCCTTCTAATCTATTTTGGGGCTACATAGGTATCGTTGTATTCATGATTGGAGATGGCCTTGAGCACGGATGGCTATCACCTTATCTAGTAGAACGTGGTTTATCAATGGAACAAGCTGGTTTTTTATTTTCCCTTTATGGTATTACTGTTGCCATTAGCGCATGGTTTTCAGGTGTCCTTGTTCAAATGTGGGGCCCGAGAAAGACAATGATTATTGGCGTTGTTTCATTTATTATTGGTTCTATTGTTTTTATTGGCATAGCTATTCCAAGCTTGAACTATCCTTTAATTCTCTTATCTTATGGACTTCGCGGGTTAGGCTATCCACTTTTTGCTTATTCATTTTTAGTTTGGGTTTCTTATAACACGCCTCAGCAATCATTAGCTAGAGCTGTTGGCTGGTTTTGGTTTGTCTTTGAGCTTGGTCTTAGCGTTATCGGCGCTTTATACTCTAGCATAATGGTAAGCCGAATTGGAGAAGTTGCGACGCTATGGACTGCTTTAGTGTTCGTTGCGATTGGTGCTATTTTATCTATCGTCATTAACAAAGATCGATTTAACGGTAAAATTGTAAGCGATAACAAAACAAAAGAACTTCTAAAAGGTTTAACTATTATGGCTGAGAAGCCGAAAGTAGCGATTGGTGGCGTAGTAAAGATTATTAATTCCGCTGCAAAATTTGGCTTTGTGGTCTTTTTACCAACGTATATGGTTGGTTTTAACTTTACGATTACAGAATGGCTCCAAATATGGGGCACATTATTTTTTGTCAATATTGTCTTTAACCTCATCTTTGGTGTTATTGGTGATAAGTTCGGCTGGGTTAACACCGTAACGTGGTTCGGTGGCGTTGGATGCGGACTAGCTACACTTGCACTTTACTATACACCCCAAATTTTTGGCCATAATTACTGGGCATTGATGCTAGTTGCCTGCTTCTATGGAGCGGCTTTAGCTGGGTACGTGCCGTTAACTGCTCTTGTCCCATCTCTTGCTCCTGATAATAAAGGAGCTGCAATGTCCGTATTGAACTTAGGGTCTGGTCTAGCTGCATTTGTTGGCCCAGCTATTGTGGCATTATTTATCGGTCCTGTCGGTGTCGGTGGCTTAATGTGGATCTTTGCCATCCTTTACTTTGTTGGCGCTTTCCTAACAAGATTTTTAGCATTACCTGAGCAAACCACGAGTTATCAACCTGCAGATCAACACCAAAGGCTGTCCGTATAA